The following proteins come from a genomic window of Excalfactoria chinensis isolate bCotChi1 chromosome 6, bCotChi1.hap2, whole genome shotgun sequence:
- the HELLS gene encoding lymphoid-specific helicase isoform X1 codes for MPAQSGASGGEPPGAEMGEQEVVITPAMLAEEEQLEAAGLEKERQMLEKARSAWDRESSEMRYKRLQHLLEKSNIYSKFLLTKMEQQQLEEQKRKEKLEKKREMMLKSAKGQNPADGKEDKSATKKKRGRDDGTYNISEIMSKEEILSVAKKSKVENQDESSADNLCPEDLQKNGDSNSVIKDRLCQAVRHSAKQFLDPVRKFNGQPVPFQQPKIFTGGVMRWYQVEGMEWLRMLWENGINGILADEMGLGKTIQCIATIALMVERGVPGPFLVCGPLSTLPNWMSEFKRFTPEIPLMLYHGAQQERRKLVRKIHGRQGSLKIHPVVITSFEIAMRDRNALQSCFWKYLIVDEGHRIKNMNCRLIRELKRFNADNKLLLTGTPLQNNLAELWSLLNFLLPDVFDDLKSFESWFDITSITETAEDIIAKEKEQNILHMLHQILTPFLLRRLKSDVALEVPPKREVVVYAPLAKKQETFYTAIVNRTIQNLLGNNEEKVVELSPTGRPKRRSRKLVDYCEEHNGSPDDLEKLINRTQEEVVKERPVVEVSMPMDSEVNLKLQNIMMLLRKCCNHPYLIEYPLDPATQQFKVDEDLVKNSGKFLLLDRMLPELKKRGHKVLMFSQMTMMLDILMDYCYLRGFKFSRLDGSMSYSDREENMRQFNNDPEVFLFLVSTRAGGLGINLTAADTVIIYDSDWNPQSDLQAQDRCHRIGQTKPVVVYRLVTANTIDQKIVERAAAKRKLEKLIIHKNQFKGGKSGLAQSKSCLDPQELIELLKSRDYEREVKGSKEKVISDKDLELLLDRSDLIDQMKTSETIKKEKMGVFKVLEESSGSNAECVF; via the exons ATGCCGGCCCAGAGCGGGGCGAGCGGCGGCG AGCCGCCGGGAGCAGAGATGGGGGAGCAGGAGGTGGTGATCACGCCGGCCATGCTGGCCGAGGAGGAGCAACTGGAGGCGGCGGGGCTGGAGAAGGAGCGGCAGATGCTGGAGAAG GCTCGAAGTGCTTGGGACAGGGAGTCAAGTGAAATGCGCTATAAGAGGCTTCAACACCTGCTTGAGAAAAGCAACATTTATTCCAAGTTCTTGCTAACTAAAATGGAGCAGCAGCAACTGGAG gaacagaaaaggaaagagaagttagaaaaaaagagggagatgATGTTAAAATCTGCCAAG GGTCAAAATCCAGCTGATGGGAAAGAAGATAAATCAG CtacaaaaaagaagagagggagagatgACGGAACATAcaacatttcagaaattatGTCCAAAGAG gaaatCTTATCTGTggcaaaaaaaagtaaagtgGAAAATCAG GATGAAAGCTCTGCTGACAACCTGTGTCCAGAAGACCTGCAGAAAAATGGGGACTCAAATAGTGTCATTAAGGATAGATTGTGTCAAGCTGTACGACACAGTGCCAAGCAATTCCTTGATCCAGTGCGGAAATTTAATGGACAACCAGTGCCTTTTCAGCAGCCAAAGATTTTTACTGGAGGTGTCATGAGGTGGTACCAAGTGGAAGGCATGGAGTGGCTAAGG ATGCTTTGGGAAAATGGTATCAATGGCATTTTAGCTGATGAGATGGGGCTGGGGAAGACAATCCAGTGTATTGCAACAATAGCACTCATGGTGGAGCGAGGAGTCCCTGGACCCTTCTTAGTGTGTGGTCCTTTGTCTACTCTCCCAAATTGGATGTCTGAATTCAAGAGATTTACTCCAGAG attcCGCTAATGTTGTATCACGGAGCTCAACAGGAACGTCGTAAACTGGTTCGTAAAATTCACGGGCGACAAGGATCACTGAAAATCCATCCTGTGGTCATTACTTCCTTTGAAATTGCAATGCGGGACAGAAACGCCTTGCAG AGCTGCTTCTGGAAGTATCTGATAGTAGATGAAGGTCATAGGATTAAAAATATGAACTGCCGTCTTATCAGAGAACTGAAACGGTTTAATGCAGACAACAAACTGCTGTTGACTGGTACCCCCTTGCAAAACAACTTGGCAGAGCTTTGGTCATTGCTTAACTTCCTGTTGCCAGATGTTTTTGATGATTTGAAAAG cTTTGAATCGTGGTTTGATATCACCAGTATTACAGAAACTGCCGAAGATATTATTGctaaagaaaaggagcaaaacatCTTGCATATGCTGCATCAG ATTCTGACACCTTTTCTACTGAGAAGATTGAAATCTGATGTTGCTCTTGAGGTTCCTCCTAAACGAGAAGTTGTGGTATACGCACCCCTAGCAAAGAAGCAAGAAACATTCTATACTGCCATTGTGAATCGCACCATTCAGAATCTGCTTGGAAATAATGAG GAAAAAGTAGTTGAATTGAGTCCAACAGGCCGACCGAAACGCCGTAGTCGAAAACTGGTTGATTATTGTGAAGAACACAATGGTTCTCCTGATGACTTGGAAAAGTTGATCAACAGAACTCAGGAGGAAGTAGTAAAAGAGAG GCCAGTGGTAGAAGTGAGCATGCCCATGGATTCAGAAGTGAACCTCAAACTACAGAATATTATGATGTTACTGAGGAAATGCTGTAATCACCCCTATCTTATAGAATACCCACTGGACCCTGCTACACAGCAATTCAAG GTTGATGAAGATCTAGTGAAAAACTCAGGCAAGTTTCTTCTCTTGGACCGTATGCTTCCAGAATTGAAAAAGAGAGGACATAAG GTCTTGATGTTCTCACAAATGACTATGATGCTTGACATTTTGATGGATTACTGTTATTTGAGAGGCTTTAAGTTTAGCCGACTGGATGGGTCTATGTCATACtcagacagagaagaaaat ATGCGTCAATTTAATAATGACCCTGAAGTATTCCTGTTCTTAGTGAGTACGAGAGCTGGAGGACTGGGCATTAACTTAACTGCAGCAGATACAGTTATCATATACGATAGTGACTGG AATCCCCAGTCAGACTTGCAGGCCCAAGACAGGTGTCACAGAATTGGCCAGACAAAACCAGTGGTTGTTTATCGCCTCGTGACAGCAAATACAATTGACCAGAAGATTGTGGAGAGAGCTGCTGCCAAAAGGAAGCTAGAGAAGCTGATTATCCATAAAA aTCAGTTTAAAGGTGGCAAATCTGGTTTAGCACAATCAAAGAGCTGCCTGGACCCTCAGGAATTAATAGAATTGCTGAAATCCAGAGACTATGAGAG AGAGGTTAAAGGATCTAAAGAAAAAGTAATCAGCGATAAAGATCTTGAGTTACTTTTGGATAGAAGCGACCTTATTG atCAAATGAAAACTTCTGAAacaattaaaaaggaaaaaatgggtGTCTTCAAGGTCCTGGAAGAATCATCAGGTTCCAATGCAGAATGTGTCTTTTAA
- the HELLS gene encoding lymphoid-specific helicase isoform X2: MGEQEVVITPAMLAEEEQLEAAGLEKERQMLEKARSAWDRESSEMRYKRLQHLLEKSNIYSKFLLTKMEQQQLEEQKRKEKLEKKREMMLKSAKGQNPADGKEDKSATKKKRGRDDGTYNISEIMSKEEILSVAKKSKVENQDESSADNLCPEDLQKNGDSNSVIKDRLCQAVRHSAKQFLDPVRKFNGQPVPFQQPKIFTGGVMRWYQVEGMEWLRMLWENGINGILADEMGLGKTIQCIATIALMVERGVPGPFLVCGPLSTLPNWMSEFKRFTPEIPLMLYHGAQQERRKLVRKIHGRQGSLKIHPVVITSFEIAMRDRNALQSCFWKYLIVDEGHRIKNMNCRLIRELKRFNADNKLLLTGTPLQNNLAELWSLLNFLLPDVFDDLKSFESWFDITSITETAEDIIAKEKEQNILHMLHQILTPFLLRRLKSDVALEVPPKREVVVYAPLAKKQETFYTAIVNRTIQNLLGNNEEKVVELSPTGRPKRRSRKLVDYCEEHNGSPDDLEKLINRTQEEVVKERPVVEVSMPMDSEVNLKLQNIMMLLRKCCNHPYLIEYPLDPATQQFKVDEDLVKNSGKFLLLDRMLPELKKRGHKVLMFSQMTMMLDILMDYCYLRGFKFSRLDGSMSYSDREENMRQFNNDPEVFLFLVSTRAGGLGINLTAADTVIIYDSDWNPQSDLQAQDRCHRIGQTKPVVVYRLVTANTIDQKIVERAAAKRKLEKLIIHKNQFKGGKSGLAQSKSCLDPQELIELLKSRDYEREVKGSKEKVISDKDLELLLDRSDLIDQMKTSETIKKEKMGVFKVLEESSGSNAECVF, encoded by the exons ATGGGGGAGCAGGAGGTGGTGATCACGCCGGCCATGCTGGCCGAGGAGGAGCAACTGGAGGCGGCGGGGCTGGAGAAGGAGCGGCAGATGCTGGAGAAG GCTCGAAGTGCTTGGGACAGGGAGTCAAGTGAAATGCGCTATAAGAGGCTTCAACACCTGCTTGAGAAAAGCAACATTTATTCCAAGTTCTTGCTAACTAAAATGGAGCAGCAGCAACTGGAG gaacagaaaaggaaagagaagttagaaaaaaagagggagatgATGTTAAAATCTGCCAAG GGTCAAAATCCAGCTGATGGGAAAGAAGATAAATCAG CtacaaaaaagaagagagggagagatgACGGAACATAcaacatttcagaaattatGTCCAAAGAG gaaatCTTATCTGTggcaaaaaaaagtaaagtgGAAAATCAG GATGAAAGCTCTGCTGACAACCTGTGTCCAGAAGACCTGCAGAAAAATGGGGACTCAAATAGTGTCATTAAGGATAGATTGTGTCAAGCTGTACGACACAGTGCCAAGCAATTCCTTGATCCAGTGCGGAAATTTAATGGACAACCAGTGCCTTTTCAGCAGCCAAAGATTTTTACTGGAGGTGTCATGAGGTGGTACCAAGTGGAAGGCATGGAGTGGCTAAGG ATGCTTTGGGAAAATGGTATCAATGGCATTTTAGCTGATGAGATGGGGCTGGGGAAGACAATCCAGTGTATTGCAACAATAGCACTCATGGTGGAGCGAGGAGTCCCTGGACCCTTCTTAGTGTGTGGTCCTTTGTCTACTCTCCCAAATTGGATGTCTGAATTCAAGAGATTTACTCCAGAG attcCGCTAATGTTGTATCACGGAGCTCAACAGGAACGTCGTAAACTGGTTCGTAAAATTCACGGGCGACAAGGATCACTGAAAATCCATCCTGTGGTCATTACTTCCTTTGAAATTGCAATGCGGGACAGAAACGCCTTGCAG AGCTGCTTCTGGAAGTATCTGATAGTAGATGAAGGTCATAGGATTAAAAATATGAACTGCCGTCTTATCAGAGAACTGAAACGGTTTAATGCAGACAACAAACTGCTGTTGACTGGTACCCCCTTGCAAAACAACTTGGCAGAGCTTTGGTCATTGCTTAACTTCCTGTTGCCAGATGTTTTTGATGATTTGAAAAG cTTTGAATCGTGGTTTGATATCACCAGTATTACAGAAACTGCCGAAGATATTATTGctaaagaaaaggagcaaaacatCTTGCATATGCTGCATCAG ATTCTGACACCTTTTCTACTGAGAAGATTGAAATCTGATGTTGCTCTTGAGGTTCCTCCTAAACGAGAAGTTGTGGTATACGCACCCCTAGCAAAGAAGCAAGAAACATTCTATACTGCCATTGTGAATCGCACCATTCAGAATCTGCTTGGAAATAATGAG GAAAAAGTAGTTGAATTGAGTCCAACAGGCCGACCGAAACGCCGTAGTCGAAAACTGGTTGATTATTGTGAAGAACACAATGGTTCTCCTGATGACTTGGAAAAGTTGATCAACAGAACTCAGGAGGAAGTAGTAAAAGAGAG GCCAGTGGTAGAAGTGAGCATGCCCATGGATTCAGAAGTGAACCTCAAACTACAGAATATTATGATGTTACTGAGGAAATGCTGTAATCACCCCTATCTTATAGAATACCCACTGGACCCTGCTACACAGCAATTCAAG GTTGATGAAGATCTAGTGAAAAACTCAGGCAAGTTTCTTCTCTTGGACCGTATGCTTCCAGAATTGAAAAAGAGAGGACATAAG GTCTTGATGTTCTCACAAATGACTATGATGCTTGACATTTTGATGGATTACTGTTATTTGAGAGGCTTTAAGTTTAGCCGACTGGATGGGTCTATGTCATACtcagacagagaagaaaat ATGCGTCAATTTAATAATGACCCTGAAGTATTCCTGTTCTTAGTGAGTACGAGAGCTGGAGGACTGGGCATTAACTTAACTGCAGCAGATACAGTTATCATATACGATAGTGACTGG AATCCCCAGTCAGACTTGCAGGCCCAAGACAGGTGTCACAGAATTGGCCAGACAAAACCAGTGGTTGTTTATCGCCTCGTGACAGCAAATACAATTGACCAGAAGATTGTGGAGAGAGCTGCTGCCAAAAGGAAGCTAGAGAAGCTGATTATCCATAAAA aTCAGTTTAAAGGTGGCAAATCTGGTTTAGCACAATCAAAGAGCTGCCTGGACCCTCAGGAATTAATAGAATTGCTGAAATCCAGAGACTATGAGAG AGAGGTTAAAGGATCTAAAGAAAAAGTAATCAGCGATAAAGATCTTGAGTTACTTTTGGATAGAAGCGACCTTATTG atCAAATGAAAACTTCTGAAacaattaaaaaggaaaaaatgggtGTCTTCAAGGTCCTGGAAGAATCATCAGGTTCCAATGCAGAATGTGTCTTTTAA
- the PDLIM1 gene encoding PDZ and LIM domain protein 1 isoform X3, translating into MTCQPAGLNSRLSPMSAQQAPFASVYNPLQSPSVEARGRHSPGAQSSQVRVGPEQLKHAAQACPKSPVEVEVPGLKVLHVQFNSPLQLYSQSNIMDSLQGQISSISPDFPSLDQHSHPSGSIAIDRDSEVYKMLQENQESHEPPRQSASFLVLQEILESEEKGDPSKPSGFRSVKAPTTKVASSIGNAQKLPMCDKCGSGIVGVFVKIRDKQRHPECYVCSDCGTNLKQKGHFFVEDQIYCEKHARERVVPPEGYEVVTVFPK; encoded by the exons ATGACGTGCCAGCCTGCTGGTCTGAACAG CCGCCTCTCACCGATGAGTGCGCAGCAGGCTCCCTTTGCCTCCGTCTATAACCCGCTGCAGTCGCCCAGTGTGGAGGCACGGGGCAGGCACAGCCCTGGTGCCCAGTCCAGTCAGGTCCGTGTGGGGCCAGAGCAGCTGAAGCACGCAGCCCAGGCCTGCCCTAAGAGCCcggtggaggtggaggtgccAGGACTGAAGGTGCTGCATGTGCAGTTCAATTCTCCCCTGCAGCTCTATTCGCAGAGCAACATCATGGATTCCCTGCAGGGGCAGATCTCCTCCATCAGCCCTGATTTCCCCAG CTTAGATCAGCACAGCCATCCCTCAGGCAGCATTGCCATAGACAGAGACTCTGAGGTTTACAAGATGCTCCAGGAGAACCAAGAGTCGCATGAGCCACCCAGACAGTCTGCTTCCTTCCTAGTGCTGCAGGAGATTTTGGAGTCAGAGGAGAAAG GAGATCCCAGCAAACCATCTGGATTTAGGAGCGTCAAGGCTCCCACCACAAAGGTGGCCTCATCGATTGGGAATGCCCAGAAGCTGCCCATGTGTGACAAGTGTGGATCTGGCATTGT AGGGGTGTTTGTGAAGATTCGAGACAAGCAGCGTCACCCTGAGTGCTACGTGTGCAGTGACTGCGGCACCAACCTCAAGCAGAAAGGACATTTCTTCGTGGAAGATCAAATCTACTGCGAGAAGCACGCGCGGGAGCGGGTGGTGCCCCCAGAGGGCTACGAGGTGGTCACCGTCTTCCCAAAGTAG